Proteins from a genomic interval of Microbacterium imperiale:
- a CDS encoding SLC13 family permease translates to MDAVKLAIAGAALLLVAAGAVVSGILPPGELVGIAERVAPILGFVVAVTIVAELAAKAGVFDVAAGRLARASRGRTIVLWLLVVALAVVATAFLSLDTTAVLLTPVVVAVARANGLPPLPFAFTTVWLANTASLVLPVSNLTNLLALDRLPAGGALAFIALMGPSAAIAIVVTVALLFVIHRRDLRGRFEPAPPPRVADRLQLVAASVVVIVLMPALVSGLEPWIPAAIAAAVLVALFAWRSPRGLSVRLVPWSLLVFAAGLFTAMAALESLGSAAVAATVAGEPGGPGELWRVAGTALVAANAVDNLPAYLLLEPAAGTPERLGALLIGVNAGPLITPWASLATLLWHERLHAVGVDVPWRRFVVWGLVAAPLVVGLSVLPLALR, encoded by the coding sequence ATGGATGCCGTGAAGCTCGCCATCGCCGGAGCCGCACTGCTGCTCGTGGCGGCGGGCGCGGTCGTCAGCGGCATCCTCCCCCCGGGCGAGCTCGTCGGGATCGCCGAGCGCGTCGCACCGATCCTGGGCTTCGTCGTGGCCGTGACGATCGTCGCCGAGCTCGCGGCGAAAGCGGGGGTGTTCGACGTCGCGGCGGGCCGGCTCGCCCGTGCCTCGCGAGGCCGGACGATCGTGTTGTGGCTGCTGGTGGTCGCGCTCGCCGTCGTCGCGACAGCCTTCCTCTCTCTCGACACGACCGCGGTGCTGCTCACCCCGGTCGTCGTGGCCGTTGCGCGCGCGAACGGGCTGCCGCCGCTCCCCTTCGCCTTCACGACGGTGTGGCTCGCCAACACCGCATCGCTCGTGCTCCCGGTGTCGAATCTCACCAATCTCCTCGCACTCGACCGTCTGCCGGCCGGCGGCGCGCTCGCCTTCATCGCGCTCATGGGCCCGTCCGCCGCGATCGCGATCGTCGTCACGGTCGCCCTGCTCTTCGTCATCCACCGCCGCGACCTGCGCGGTCGCTTCGAGCCCGCTCCCCCGCCGCGCGTCGCCGACCGGCTGCAGCTGGTCGCGGCATCCGTCGTGGTGATCGTGCTCATGCCGGCTCTCGTCAGCGGACTGGAGCCCTGGATACCGGCAGCCATCGCCGCCGCCGTGCTCGTCGCCCTGTTCGCGTGGCGCTCGCCCCGCGGGCTCTCGGTGCGGCTCGTGCCCTGGTCGCTGCTGGTGTTCGCCGCGGGGCTGTTCACCGCCATGGCGGCGCTCGAGTCGCTCGGTTCGGCGGCGGTGGCGGCGACCGTCGCCGGTGAGCCGGGCGGGCCGGGAGAGCTCTGGCGCGTCGCGGGCACCGCGCTCGTCGCCGCCAACGCCGTCGACAATCTGCCGGCATACCTGCTGTTGGAGCCGGCCGCGGGCACACCCGAGCGACTCGGCGCGCTGCTGATCGGCGTCAACGCCGGCCCGCTCATCACACCGTGGGCGTCCCTTGCGACCCTGCTCTGGCACGAGCGCCTGCATGCCGTCGGCGTCGACGTCCCGTGGCGGCGCTTCGTGGTGTGGGGCCTCGTCGCCGCGCCCCTGGTCGTCGGGCTGTCGGTGCTGCCGCTCGCGCTTCGCTGA
- a CDS encoding glycine cleavage system protein R has product MTRLVLTVVGDDRVGLVRTLADTVAAHGGNWERSELAELAGAFAGIVLVEIPDDREAGLVAALERLDGLLRITTHQPLAPVAATGQALRFTVLGNDRPGIVREVSDAVGVHALSIDALTSRTLEAPMSGGTLFEATMVVRLPVGFDADEVIADLERLAAEIQVDLTLA; this is encoded by the coding sequence ATGACCCGCCTCGTGCTCACCGTCGTCGGCGACGATCGCGTCGGACTCGTCCGGACCCTCGCCGACACCGTCGCCGCGCACGGCGGCAACTGGGAGCGCAGTGAACTGGCCGAGCTCGCGGGCGCGTTCGCGGGCATCGTCCTGGTCGAGATTCCCGATGACCGCGAGGCAGGGCTCGTCGCGGCGCTCGAGCGCCTCGACGGCCTGCTGCGCATCACGACGCATCAGCCTCTCGCGCCGGTCGCGGCGACCGGGCAGGCACTGCGGTTCACGGTTCTGGGCAATGACCGACCGGGAATCGTGCGCGAGGTGAGCGACGCCGTCGGCGTGCACGCCCTCAGCATCGACGCTCTGACCAGTCGGACGCTGGAAGCCCCGATGTCGGGCGGCACGCTGTTCGAGGCGACGATGGTGGTGCGGCTGCCTGTCGGCTTCGACGCCGACGAGGTCATCGCCGATCTGGAGCGCCTGGCCGCGGAGATCCAGGTCGACCTCACCCTCGCCTGA